A window of Oncorhynchus keta strain PuntledgeMale-10-30-2019 unplaced genomic scaffold, Oket_V2 Un_scaffold_3664_pilon_pilon, whole genome shotgun sequence contains these coding sequences:
- the LOC127928733 gene encoding DNA-directed RNA polymerase II subunit RPB1-like isoform X3 yields MKTGGQPDEPNYSVISSMKTGGQPDEPNYSVISSMKTGGQPDEPNYSVISSMKTGGQPDEPNYSVISSMKTGGQPDEPNYSVISSMKTGGQPDEPNYSVISSMKTGGQPDEPNYSVISSMKTGGQPDEPNYSVISMKTGGQPDEPNYSVISSMKTGGQPDEPNYSVISSMKTGGQPDEPNYSVISSMKTGGQPDELNYSVISSMKTGGQPDEPNYSVISSMKTGGQPDEPNYSVISSMKTGGQPDDHMH; encoded by the exons atgaagactgggggtcagcctgatgaaccaaactactcagtaatctcctccatgaagactggaggtcagcctgatgaaccaaactactcagtaatctcctccatgaagactggag gtcagcctgatgaaccaaactactcagtaatctcctccatgaagactggaggtcagcctgatgaaccaaactactcagtaatctcctctatgaagactggaggtcagcctgatgaaccaaactactcagtaatctcctccatgaagactggaggtcagcctgatgaaccaaactactcagtaatctcctccatgaagactggaggtcagcctgatgaaccaaactactcagtaatctcctccatgaagactggaggtcagcctgatgaaccaaactactcagtaatctccatgaagactggaggtcagcctgatgaaccaaactactcagtaatctcctccatgaagactgggggtcagcctgatgaaccaaactactcagtaatctcctccatgaagactggag gtcagcctgatgaaccaaactactcagtaatctcctccatgaagactgggggtcagcctgatgaactaaactactcagtaatctcctccatgaagactggaggtcagcctgatgaaccaaactactcagtaatctcctccatgaagactggaggtcagcctgatgaaccaaactactcagtaatctcctccatgaagactggaggtcagcctgatgatcATATGCACTGA
- the LOC127928733 gene encoding uncharacterized protein LOC127928733 isoform X5 has protein sequence MKTGGQPDEPNYSVISSMKTGGQPDEPNYSVISSMKTGGQPDEPNYSVISSMKTGGQPDEPNYSVISSMKTGGQPDEPNYSVISSMKTGGQPDEPNYSVISSMKTGGQPDEPNYSVISSMKTGGQPDEPNYSVISSMKTGGQPDEPNYSVISMKTGGQPDEPNYSVISSMKTGGQPDEPNYSVISSMKTGGQPDEP, from the exons atgaagactgggggtcagcctgatgaaccaaactactcagtaatctcctccatgaagactggaggtcagcctgatgaaccaaactactcagtaatctcctccatgaagactggaggtcagcctgatgaaccaaactactcagtaatctcctccatgaagaccggaggtcagcctgatgaaccaaactactcagtaatctcctccatgaagactggaggtcagcctgatgaaccaaactactcagtaatctcctctatgaagactggaggtcagcctgatgaaccaaactactcagtaatctcctccatgaagactggaggtcagcctgatgaaccaaactactcagtaatctcctccatgaagactggaggtcagcctgatgaaccaaactactcagtaatctcctccatgaagactggaggtcagcctgatgaaccaaactactcagtaatctccatgaagactggaggtcagcctgatgaaccaaactactcagtaatctcctccatgaagactgggggtcagcctgatgaaccaaactactcagtaatctcctccatgaagactggag gtcagcctgatgaaccatga
- the ddias gene encoding uncharacterized protein ddias: protein MQQTDTARWHCSRSCYSCLEPHLDYRYRLALRVTRDNTIFGVTVFGSCLNPLFGAPATDLHRLVEESSGPVGREGQRSGCRSRLLVKAVEDCFIGRHFVFGIKISGPHPYRREAGQFIASQISLPMASVPGCSVVSYYRTLLQQAALCADWTTDPRPAPQPSADTSTAPLLLHPSPLHSFDSTLPSCGRSMSLQCTLTLTPTPTNIHKAPWQQSPGVITSSAEQEEDEGGGEDKGLSHGEGRHIRIRSQGEGGHSRNSSRGEGEHSGNSSQGEGDTVGTVVVRGRGTQ, encoded by the exons ATGCAACAGACGGACACGGCCAG ATGGCACTGCTCCAGGTCTTGCTACAGTTGTCTGGAACCACACCTGGACTACAGGTACCGCCTGGCTCTAAGGGTCACCAGAGACAACACCATATTTGGGGTGACTGTGTTCGGGAGCTGTCTCAACCCCCTCTTTGGAGCCCCTGCCACCGACCTTCACAG GCTGGTGGAGGAGTCTTCCGGTCCAGTGGGAAGagaaggtcagaggtcagggtgtCGAAGCAGGCTGCTGGTTAAGGCCGTAGAGGACTGCTTCATTGGAAGACATTTTGTTTTTGGGATCAAG ATATCTGGCCCCCACCCCTACAGGAGAGAGGCAGGCCAGTTCATCGCCAGTCAGATCTCTCTGCCCATGGCCTCTGTTCCAGGCTGCTCTGTGGTCAGTTACTACAGAACCCTCCTACAGCAAGCTGCTCTCTGCGCTGACTGGacaactgatcctagaccagctccCCAGCCCAGCGCTGACACCAGTACAGCTCCTCTCCTGCTCCACCCTTCTCCTCTCCACAGCTTTGACTCTACACTGCCCTCCTGTGGCCGATCCATGTCACTGCAGTGCACCTTAACCCTCACCCCAACCCCGACCAACATACACAAGGCACCCTGGCAACAGTCTCCGGGGGTGATCACGTCATCTGCAGAACAGGAGGAAGatgagggggggggagaggataAAGGACTGAGTCATGGGGAGGGGCGACACATTAGGATCCGTAGTCAGGGGGAGGGGGGACACAGTAGGAACAGTAGTCGGGGGGAGGGGGAACACAGTGGGAACAGTAGTCAGGGGGAGGGGGACACAGTAGGAACAGTAGTAGTCAGGGGGAGGGGGACACAGtag
- the LOC118383305 gene encoding 60S ribosomal protein L23a-like, whose amino-acid sequence MSAAVSPLCYSCGNPVRSFFPIMAPKAKKEAVPAKTEAKVKALKAKKAVLKGVHSQRKKKIRTSPTFRRPKTLRLRRQPKYPRKSAPRRNKLDHYAIIKFPLTTESAMKKIEDNNTLVFIVDVKANKHQIKHAVKKLYDIDVAKVNTLIRPDGEKKAYVRLAPDYDALDVANKIGII is encoded by the exons ATGAGTGCCGCTGTCTCGCCCCTGTGTTACAGCTGCGGAAACCCCGTTCGCTCGTTCTTTCCCATCATGGCACCGAAGGCGAAGAAGGAAG CTGTCCCTGCCAAGACTGAGGCCAAGGTGAAGGCCCTGAAGGCCAAGAAGGCTGTTCTGAAAGGAGTCCACAGCCAGAGGAAGAAGAAGATTAGAACCTCCCCAACCTTCCGCCGCCCCAAAACCCTGCGCCTCCGCAGACAACCCAAGTACCCCCGCAAGAGTGCCCCGCGTAGAAACAA GTTGGACCACTATGCCATCATTAAGTTCCCTCTGACGACAGAGTCGGCAATGAAGAAGATCGAGGACAACAACACCCTCGTCTTCATCGTAGACGTCAAGGCCAACAAGCATCAGATCAAACACGCCGTCAAGAAGCTCTACGACATCGACGTGGCCAAGGTCAACACGCTCATCAG GCCTGACGGTGAGAAGAAGGCATACGTGCGCCTGGCTCCAGATTACGATGCGTTGGATGTCGCCAACAAG ATTGGCATCATCTAA
- the LOC127928733 gene encoding uncharacterized protein LOC127928733 isoform X2 yields MKTGGQPDEPNYSVISSMKTGGQPDEPNYSVISSMKTGGQPDEPNYSVISSMKTGGQPDEPNYSVISSMKTGGQPDEPNYSVISSMKTGGQPDEPNYSVISSMKTGGQPDEPNYSVISSMKTGGQPDEPNYSVISSMKTGGQPDEPNYSVISSMKTGGQPDEPNYSVISSMKTGGQPDEPNYSVISSMKTGGQPDELNYSVISSMKTGGQPDEPNYSVISSMKTGGQPDEPNYSVISSMKTGGQPDDHMH; encoded by the exons atgaagactgggggtcagcctgatgaaccaaactactcagtaatctcctccatgaagactggaggtcagcctgatgaaccaaactactcagtaatctcctccatgaagactggaggtcagcctgatgaaccaaactactcagtaatctcctccatgaagaccggaggtcagcctgatgaaccaaactactcagtaatctcctccatgaagactggaggtcagcctgatgaaccaaactactcagtaatctcctctatgaagactggaggtcagcctgatgaaccaaactactcagtaatctcctccatgaagactggaggtcagcctgatgaaccaaactactcagtaatctcctccatgaagactggaggtcagcctgatgaaccaaactactcagtaatctcctccatgaagactggag gtcagcctgatgaaccaaactactcagtaatctcctccatgaagactgggggtcagcctgatgaaccaaactactcagtaatctcctccatgaagactggag gtcagcctgatgaaccaaactactcagtaatctcctccatgaagactgggggtcagcctgatgaactaaactactcagtaatctcctccatgaagactggaggtcagcctgatgaaccaaactactcagtaatctcctccatgaagactggaggtcagcctgatgaaccaaactactcagtaatctcctccatgaagactggaggtcagcctgatgatcATATGCACTGA
- the LOC127928733 gene encoding DNA-directed RNA polymerase II subunit RPB1-like isoform X1, with amino-acid sequence MKTGGQPDEPNYSVISSMKTGGQPDEPNYSVISSMKTGGQPDEPNYSVISSMKTGGQPDEPNYSVISSMKTGGQPDEPNYSVISSMKTGGQPDEPNYSVISSMKTGGQPDEPNYSVISSMKTGGQPDEPNYSVISSMKTGGQPDEPNYSVISMKTGGQPDEPNYSVISSMKTGGQPDEPNYSVISSMKTGGQPDEPNYSVISSMKTGGQPDELNYSVISSMKTGGQPDEPNYSVISSMKTGGQPDEPNYSVISSMKTGGQPDDHMH; translated from the exons atgaagactgggggtcagcctgatgaaccaaactactcagtaatctcctccatgaagactggaggtcagcctgatgaaccaaactactcagtaatctcctccatgaagactggaggtcagcctgatgaaccaaactactcagtaatctcctccatgaagaccggaggtcagcctgatgaaccaaactactcagtaatctcctccatgaagactggaggtcagcctgatgaaccaaactactcagtaatctcctctatgaagactggaggtcagcctgatgaaccaaactactcagtaatctcctccatgaagactggaggtcagcctgatgaaccaaactactcagtaatctcctccatgaagactggaggtcagcctgatgaaccaaactactcagtaatctcctccatgaagactggaggtcagcctgatgaaccaaactactcagtaatctccatgaagactggaggtcagcctgatgaaccaaactactcagtaatctcctccatgaagactgggggtcagcctgatgaaccaaactactcagtaatctcctccatgaagactggag gtcagcctgatgaaccaaactactcagtaatctcctccatgaagactgggggtcagcctgatgaactaaactactcagtaatctcctccatgaagactggaggtcagcctgatgaaccaaactactcagtaatctcctccatgaagactggaggtcagcctgatgaaccaaactactcagtaatctcctccatgaagactggaggtcagcctgatgatcATATGCACTGA
- the LOC127928733 gene encoding DNA-directed RNA polymerase II subunit RPB1-like isoform X4, translating to MKTGGQPDEPNYSVISSMKTGGQPDEPNYSVISSMKTGGQPDEPNYSVISSMKTGGQPDEPNYSVISSMKTGGQPDEPNYSVISSMKTGGQPDEPNYSVISSMKTGGQPDEPNYSVISSMKTGGQPDEPNYSVISSMKTGGQPDEPNYSVISMKTGGQPDEPNYSVISSMKTGGQPDEPNYSVIASMKTGGQPDEPNYSVISSMKPGGQPDEP from the exons atgaagactgggggtcagcctgatgaaccaaactactcagtaatctcctccatgaagactggaggtcagcctgatgaaccaaactactcagtaatctcctccatgaagactggaggtcagcctgatgaaccaaactactcagtaatctcctccatgaagaccggaggtcagcctgatgaaccaaactactcagtaatctcctccatgaagactggaggtcagcctgatgaaccaaactactcagtaatctcctctatgaagactggaggtcagcctgatgaaccaaactactcagtaatctcctccatgaagactggaggtcagcctgatgaaccaaactactcagtaatctcctccatgaagactggaggtcagcctgatgaaccaaactactcagtaatctcctccatgaagactggaggtcagcctgatgaaccaaactactcagtaatctccatgaagactggaggtcagcctgatgaaccaaactactcagtaatctcctccatgaagactgggg gtcagcctgatgaaccaaactactcagtaatcgcctccatgaagactggag gtcagcctgatgaaccaaactactcagtaatctcctccatgaagcctggaggtcagcctgatgagccatga